From the genome of Ananas comosus cultivar F153 linkage group 16, ASM154086v1, whole genome shotgun sequence, one region includes:
- the LOC109722420 gene encoding putative receptor-like protein kinase At4g00960 — translation MEPSPFRFLLCSLLLLVLHTPTSKSQILNYSVFYNCPAIFTANNAFESNLNHLLSTLPAATSPSGFYNTTVGQNGSGGEVYGLALCRGDVSSTECNTCLSSAAQYAVAVCPGGVSNTVWNDTCMLRYSNSSFFGVIDWTQKFARNMHYVTDLAAGMFNDRLDQLMSYLSSSAAYGLAPPLLFQAAKIESYNFTNIYGLVQCTRDLSLVSCYECLTNCIGSIPKYCANQTGGWIFVNNCKIRFESTPFYNMSADGNVTVTPTPVPPVLPPAGSGQNKGSRGINGSRKRIIIVATSVVAAALLLLFVIYLCRRKQRKQARNGLIKNGGDEREIISVESLLLDLATIKAATNNFSEENKLGEGGFGPVYKGILQDGQEIAVKRLSMSSAQGLDELKNEVVIVAKLQHKNLVRLIGCCIEEQERLLVYEYLPNTSLDKFLFVPARREQLDWGTRYKIIEGISRGLLYLHEDLRLKIIHRDLKASNILLDAFMIPKISDFGLAKLFDVDASEGNTSRIAGTYGYMAPEYVIYGHFSTKSDVFAFGVLILEIVTGQRIDRPQESLSSESLLSYVWKHWTKGTAHKVLDPSLMGQCRLEDVLRCIHIALLCVQEDPSDRPKMESVVLMLNSLSITLPALSTPAFVISTAKNTEEIETTASGGLQRKATRAVSMNTVTISEFEPR, via the exons ATGGAGCCTTCCCCTTTCCGGTTCCTTCTCTGCTCGCTTCTCCTCCTAGTCCTCCACACACCCACATCCAAATCCCAAATCCTAAACTACTCCGTCTTCTACAACTGCCCCGCAATCTTCACGGCGAACAACGCCTTCGAGTCAAACCTCAACCATCTACTGTCCACCCTCCCTGCCGCGACCTCGCCGTCCGGCTTCTACAACACCACGGTCGGTCAAAACGGCAGCGGCGGCGAAGTCTACGGCCTCGCCTTATGCCGCGGCGACGTCTCCTCCACCGAGTGCAACACTTGTTTGAGTTCAGCTGCACAATACGCCGTCGCGGTGTGCCCAGGCGGCGTGTCGAACACCGTGTGGAACGACACCTGCATGCTGCGCTACTCCAACAGCAGCTTCTTCGGTGTCATCGACTGGACCCAGAAGTTTGCGAGGAACATGCACTACGTCACGGACCTGGCCGCAGGGATGTTCAACGACCGGCTAGATCAGCTCATGAGTTACTTGTCTTCCTCAGCGGCCTATGGGTTGGCGCCGCCGCTGCTGTTCCAGGCGGCGAAGATCGAATCCTACAACTTCACAAACATATACGGACTGGTGCAGTGCACGAGGGATCTGTCGCTGGTCAGCTGCTACGAGTGCTTGACGAACTGCATCGGGAGCATCCCGAAGTACTGCGCAAATCAGACCGGCGGGTGGATTTTCGTAAATAACTGCAAAATCCGGTTCGAGTCAACACCGTTTTATAATATGTCGGCCGACGGGAACGTTACAGTGACGCCGACGCCAGTGCCACCAGTGCTGCCGCCCGCAGGGTCGGGTCAGAATAAGGGAAGCAGAG GAATTAATGGAAGTAGGAAGAGAATTATTATTGTTGCCACTTCGGTGGTTGCCGCTGCGTTGTTGCTCCTCTTTGTTATCTATCTCTGCcgaaggaaacaaagaaaacaagccagaaatggtttgatca AAAATGGAGGCGACGAGCGGGAAATTATAAGCGTGGAATCTCTGTTGCTCGATTTGGCCACAATAAAAGCTGCCACAAACAACTTCTCTGAAGAAAATAAGTtaggagaaggtggatttggaccAGTGTATAAG GGGATATTACAAGATGGGCAAGAAATAGCAGTGAAGAGGCTCTCAATGAGCTCAGCACAGGGGCTTGATGAGCTGAAAAATGAGGTGGTGATTGTGGCGAAGCTTCAGCACAAGAATCTGGTGAGGTTAATTGGTTGCTGCATAGAAGAGCAAGAAAGGCTTCTTGTTTATGAGTACCTCCCCAACACAAGCCTTGATAAGTTTCTCTTTG TTCCTGCGAGGCGCGAACAATTAGATTGGGGAACACGGTACAAGATCATCGAGGGGATTAGTCGAGGCCTTCTCTATCTCCATGAAGATTTGAGGCTAAAGATCATTCATCGTGATCTAAAAGCAAGTAACATCTTGTTGGACGCTTTTATGATCCCTAAAATCTCCGATTTTGGTCTTGCAAAGCTCTTCGATGTTGACGCGAGTGAAGGAAACACGAGTCGAATTGCAGGAACATA TGGATACATGGCTCCAGAGTATGTAATTTATGGACACTTCTCAACAAAGTCAGATGTTTTTGCTTTTGGAGTGTTGATTTTGGAGATTGTGACTGGACAAAGAATTGATCGCCCTCAAGAATCTCTCTCTTCGGAAAGCCTTCTATCATAT GTGTGGAAGCACTGGACCAAAGGGACTGCACACAAGGTGCTCGACCCGAGCCTCATGGGGCAGTGCCGGTTGGAGGACGTGCTGAGATGCATCCACATTGCATTGCTATGCGTCCAAGAGGACCCGTCAGACCGGCCGAAAATGGAGTCCGTTGTGCTCATGCTCAACAGCCTCTCCATCACCCTTCCTGCCCTATCGACCCCCGCTTTCGTGATCTCAACTGCAAAAAACACAGAGGAGATCGAGACCACTGCATCCGGCGGGCTGCAGCGGAAGGCAACCCGTGCAGTATCGATGAACACCGTAACCATTTCGGAATTCGAGCCACGGTAG